One window of the Tetragenococcus koreensis genome contains the following:
- the mltG gene encoding endolytic transglycosylase MltG, translated as MNDENQSEDNQTSNKNKKTNNNNNKPKDVKKRKSRRKKEDRVVRKIVLVIILALAIVGLIFGFSTYNYVKSSIKPLDPNSEESISVTIPNGSSNKMIGEILEEENIINSGMVFNYYMKFNNQDGFQAGEYVFSPSMTLNEIADSLKKGESALNQAKIAVPEGYDVEEIASDISEQTEFSEDDFLDLMNDDDFFNELQEEYPELLNDAAEAEDVRYRLEGYLFPATYDYQPDMSLKELVQQMVATTDSIMENYYDDIDDSDLNVQETMTVASLVEKEGVTEEDRKQIAQVFFNRTEADMPLQSDISILYALGEHKELVTYEDLEVDSPYNLYQNTGYGPGPFDNPSEDSIDAVLNPTDNDYYYFVADVSTGNVYYAETYEEHNELIEKYMDD; from the coding sequence TTGAACGACGAGAACCAATCAGAAGACAACCAAACTTCAAATAAAAATAAAAAGACAAATAATAACAATAATAAACCAAAAGATGTAAAAAAACGTAAAAGCCGTAGAAAAAAAGAAGACAGAGTCGTGCGTAAGATCGTTTTAGTCATTATTTTAGCCTTGGCGATTGTAGGTTTGATCTTTGGTTTTTCTACTTATAATTATGTGAAGTCTAGTATCAAACCGTTAGATCCCAATAGCGAAGAATCCATTTCGGTAACAATCCCTAATGGCTCTTCAAATAAAATGATTGGGGAAATTTTAGAAGAAGAAAATATTATTAATAGCGGTATGGTCTTTAATTATTATATGAAGTTTAATAACCAAGACGGCTTTCAAGCAGGAGAGTATGTATTTTCACCAAGCATGACCCTCAATGAGATCGCTGATAGTTTGAAAAAAGGTGAAAGTGCGCTTAATCAAGCGAAAATTGCGGTTCCTGAAGGGTATGATGTTGAGGAAATTGCTTCAGACATTTCCGAACAAACAGAGTTTAGTGAAGACGATTTTCTTGATTTGATGAATGACGATGACTTTTTCAATGAGTTGCAAGAGGAATATCCAGAGCTATTAAACGATGCAGCTGAAGCTGAAGATGTACGTTATCGTTTGGAAGGTTATTTATTCCCAGCAACCTATGATTATCAACCAGATATGAGTTTGAAAGAACTTGTGCAGCAAATGGTTGCAACGACTGATTCCATTATGGAAAACTATTATGATGACATTGATGATTCTGATCTAAATGTGCAAGAAACAATGACGGTTGCCTCATTGGTAGAAAAAGAAGGGGTAACAGAAGAAGACCGTAAGCAAATTGCTCAAGTGTTCTTTAACCGTACAGAAGCAGATATGCCATTACAGTCTGACATTTCTATATTATATGCTTTAGGTGAACATAAAGAATTAGTTACCTACGAGGATCTTGAAGTTGACTCACCATATAATTTATATCAAAATACTGGCTATGGCCCTGGTCCATTTGATAACCCGAGCGAAGATTCAATTGATGCAGTGTTGAATCCAACTGATAATGATTATTACTACTTTGTTGCGGATGTCTCGACCGGTAATGTTTATTATGCAGAGACTTACGAAGAACACAACGAATTGATTGAAAAATATATGGACGACTAA
- a CDS encoding CDP-glycerol glycerophosphotransferase family protein, with protein sequence MNNLKYLVEESNLIIEFTSKKTAYEYTVSLKRGDTHFYFQLLSYEEYDGYFLYKFTCSLNDFAEFLNEKEDSALLDEENVMNVNSEENENNENNEIDTNDEEQNNSAANSYKFTIVAQYLKYNENSNMVKRMTQILKLNKKNWSLSNLEHVIDERNNLLFVPYITKKGALALLVNKELSNGHYYLRKTISKIKVTETKLMLQGNLTTRFFDIDHGEIQMVERGGDQSISFPVSIMQNKNQKENSFARRHHFKWCLPIIEIKEYLENLAKTEELSIDFFFVLTLKGTDHPVRFRVGNPRFLTNYFMKGEMAIFSEKTSKWLSAVPYFTLKGVNLSLTYNQYEKEAYDYFRQHKKNWKSVKKQAKDHAVWIVGERSYKAQDNGYHFFKYLRTVHPEIDAYYVIQKDSPERKHVAPFGNVIDFGSKEHFEKVIQADYICGTHHPDSLYPIRSREYIKNISAKKIFLQHGVFGTKNITPIYAKWVNEFYTDLFITSSEKERQIAIVDMGYHDDEVVATGLARFESLFKNDLPLKRQVLIIPTWRDWITNNQIFEESNYFKRYEELLFDPRLKDFSEKYDMELIFCLHPNMQDYVHYFDNAPVTIVKQGDRDVQDLIKESMFMLTDYSSVAFDFSFLHKPVVYYQFDRNRFLGKNPSHLDLDNELPGDIAFDEDQVIENLFKVGENNFKMEDEYIEKADKFIKFRDRKSNDRIFEAIQNIPEQNKVKKFFRNDPLALKVFSRFRRSRYYFPTMKLFYKSLSHFGTINDKQVVFESGVGKRYEDSPRMIYEKMVANGEDFDYIWIMNNNAPLKVNPSTKIIKRLSPSYYKYLATSKYWVNNQNFPTYLTKPKQTHYLQTWHGTPLKKMQHDQDQIAGRDEGYLARVTHATKQWSALVSPSPYATEAFRSAFLYDGPILELGYPRNDIFYTDDLKERKENIRHKLGIPEDKKVILYAPTFRDNQKKGKKFIMKNKINFRIFERRLGDDYVLLVREHVVVASKLKIPEEFRPNIINVSKYPDIQELMIASDMLVTDYSSVMFDYMNTNKPVYFYCYDLDEYDDMRGFYFDLEKEAPGPIVKNTSNLCRTIAKEEKYWDVYGEKYKTFQNRFVPLDGPNRAEKVYKKFFKN encoded by the coding sequence ATGAATAACTTAAAATATCTAGTAGAAGAAAGCAACCTAATAATTGAATTTACCAGTAAAAAAACAGCTTATGAATACACAGTATCCCTAAAACGGGGAGATACTCATTTTTATTTTCAACTTCTATCTTATGAAGAATATGATGGATATTTCCTTTATAAGTTCACCTGTTCTTTAAATGATTTTGCTGAATTTTTGAATGAAAAAGAGGATTCGGCACTATTAGATGAAGAAAATGTAATGAACGTAAATAGTGAAGAAAATGAAAATAATGAAAATAATGAAATTGATACAAATGATGAGGAACAAAATAATTCTGCGGCAAATTCTTATAAGTTTACTATTGTAGCACAGTATCTAAAATATAATGAGAATTCTAATATGGTTAAGCGTATGACTCAAATACTCAAACTAAATAAAAAAAATTGGTCATTATCTAACTTAGAACATGTGATAGATGAAAGGAACAATTTACTCTTTGTTCCTTATATTACCAAAAAAGGTGCTTTGGCTCTTTTAGTAAATAAAGAACTTTCTAATGGACATTACTATTTAAGAAAGACAATTTCTAAAATCAAGGTTACAGAAACCAAGTTAATGTTACAAGGAAACTTAACCACTCGCTTTTTTGATATTGATCATGGGGAAATTCAAATGGTTGAAAGAGGCGGAGACCAGTCCATTAGTTTCCCTGTTTCAATTATGCAAAACAAGAATCAAAAAGAAAATTCTTTTGCACGTAGACATCATTTTAAATGGTGCTTACCTATAATAGAAATAAAAGAATACCTGGAAAATCTAGCAAAAACTGAAGAGTTAAGTATCGACTTTTTCTTTGTTTTAACATTAAAGGGGACTGATCACCCTGTAAGATTTCGTGTTGGTAATCCGAGATTTCTCACGAACTATTTCATGAAAGGCGAAATGGCTATTTTCTCGGAAAAAACTAGTAAATGGCTTTCAGCAGTGCCATACTTTACTTTAAAAGGTGTCAATCTGTCATTAACTTACAATCAGTATGAAAAAGAAGCCTATGATTATTTTCGCCAACACAAGAAGAACTGGAAAAGCGTTAAAAAACAAGCAAAAGATCATGCTGTGTGGATTGTGGGGGAACGTTCTTATAAAGCTCAAGATAATGGGTATCATTTTTTCAAGTATTTGCGTACCGTTCATCCTGAGATCGATGCATACTATGTGATTCAAAAAGATTCACCAGAACGTAAACATGTTGCTCCTTTTGGTAATGTTATTGATTTTGGCTCTAAGGAACATTTTGAAAAAGTAATACAAGCTGATTATATTTGTGGCACACACCATCCTGATTCTTTGTATCCGATCCGTAGTAGAGAATATATTAAAAATATTTCAGCAAAAAAAATCTTTTTGCAACATGGTGTATTTGGGACAAAAAATATTACGCCAATCTATGCGAAATGGGTCAACGAATTTTATACGGATTTGTTTATTACAAGTTCTGAAAAAGAACGCCAAATTGCTATTGTGGATATGGGATATCATGATGATGAAGTAGTCGCCACTGGATTAGCGCGTTTTGAGTCGTTATTTAAAAACGACCTTCCATTAAAAAGGCAGGTTTTGATTATTCCTACGTGGCGTGATTGGATCACGAATAATCAGATTTTTGAAGAAAGTAATTATTTTAAGCGTTATGAAGAGTTACTTTTTGATCCGCGTTTAAAAGATTTCTCCGAGAAATATGATATGGAATTAATTTTTTGTCTTCACCCTAATATGCAAGATTACGTACATTATTTTGATAATGCACCTGTTACTATTGTCAAACAAGGAGATCGTGATGTCCAAGACTTAATTAAAGAAAGTATGTTTATGCTAACTGATTATTCAAGTGTTGCTTTTGACTTTAGTTTCTTGCATAAGCCAGTTGTCTATTATCAATTTGATCGTAATCGATTTTTGGGAAAAAACCCTTCTCACTTGGATTTGGATAATGAATTACCAGGAGATATTGCGTTTGATGAAGATCAAGTAATTGAAAATTTATTTAAAGTAGGGGAAAACAATTTTAAAATGGAAGATGAGTATATCGAAAAAGCCGATAAATTCATCAAATTTCGTGATCGTAAGTCTAACGATCGCATATTTGAAGCGATTCAGAATATTCCTGAACAAAATAAAGTAAAAAAATTCTTTAGGAATGACCCATTAGCATTGAAGGTCTTTTCTCGTTTCAGACGTTCCAGATATTATTTTCCTACGATGAAACTTTTTTATAAATCTTTAAGTCATTTTGGAACAATTAACGATAAACAAGTCGTATTTGAAAGTGGAGTGGGTAAGAGATATGAAGATAGTCCACGCATGATTTACGAAAAGATGGTAGCAAATGGTGAAGACTTTGATTATATTTGGATTATGAACAATAACGCACCATTAAAAGTAAATCCAAGTACTAAAATTATTAAGCGGTTATCGCCTAGTTATTATAAATACCTAGCTACCAGTAAATATTGGGTCAATAACCAAAATTTCCCTACGTATTTGACGAAGCCTAAGCAGACACACTATTTGCAAACTTGGCACGGCACGCCTCTGAAAAAAATGCAGCATGATCAAGATCAAATTGCAGGAAGAGATGAGGGGTATTTAGCTCGAGTGACGCATGCGACAAAACAATGGAGCGCATTGGTTTCTCCTTCACCATATGCTACAGAAGCATTTCGTTCTGCTTTTTTGTATGATGGACCGATATTAGAATTGGGTTATCCACGAAATGATATCTTCTATACCGACGATTTAAAAGAACGAAAAGAAAATATTAGACACAAGCTAGGTATTCCTGAAGATAAAAAGGTTATCCTTTATGCGCCAACTTTTCGTGACAATCAAAAAAAGGGAAAAAAGTTTATTATGAAAAATAAAATTAACTTTCGAATTTTTGAGCGTCGCTTGGGAGATGACTATGTTTTATTAGTTAGAGAACATGTAGTCGTTGCCAGTAAATTGAAAATACCAGAAGAATTTCGACCCAATATTATTAATGTTTCAAAATACCCAGATATTCAAGAGCTAATGATAGCATCTGATATGTTGGTAACAGATTATTCTTCTGTGATGTTTGATTATATGAACACCAATAAGCCTGTTTATTTTTATTGTTATGATTTGGATGAGTATGATGATATGCGCGGTTTTTACTTCGATCTAGAAAAAGAAGCCCCTGGTCCGATTGTAAAAAACACTTCAAATCTATGTCGGACAATTGCTAAGGAGGAAAAATATTGGGATGTCTATGGCGAAAAATATAAAACCTTTCAAAACCGATTTGTTCCTTTAGACGGCCCTAACCGTGCTGAGAAAGTTTATAAAAAGTTTTTTAAAAATTAA
- a CDS encoding acyltransferase, which yields MDTITALKEKEYLRNNSIVTEEINNIQFSNSKIIFKGENNYVFLDKDAQLKNTTVTFHGDNSVLYIGKTKNDKIEMKVTLYNNSLIFLNEGCSFNKPLTAIASEAKDIIVGKDVMFSSGCWIRNSDVHMMYDENQRRINESKNVIIGDHVWIGQDSSILKGSYIGSGSIIGLGSIVAKKIKTNSTNAGNPVKKIKDNIFWDRQSSHFFTEEDTQKNKFYMKDSSFYVFNNPENLTKWQDTIQQRPTFTNHFEIESFLKKVMNLEPLVVLV from the coding sequence ATGGATACAATAACAGCACTGAAAGAAAAAGAATATTTAAGAAATAATTCTATCGTAACTGAAGAAATTAACAATATTCAATTTAGTAACTCTAAGATAATTTTTAAAGGAGAGAATAATTACGTTTTTCTAGACAAAGACGCACAATTAAAAAACACTACTGTAACTTTTCATGGAGATAATTCCGTATTATATATAGGAAAAACTAAAAATGATAAAATCGAAATGAAGGTTACGTTATATAATAATTCACTCATATTTTTAAATGAGGGTTGTTCTTTTAATAAGCCTTTGACGGCTATAGCCTCTGAGGCAAAGGATATAATTGTGGGAAAAGATGTAATGTTTTCTTCGGGATGTTGGATACGTAACTCTGATGTTCATATGATGTATGATGAAAACCAGAGACGGATCAATGAAAGTAAAAACGTTATTATAGGCGACCATGTTTGGATTGGGCAAGATTCTTCCATCCTAAAAGGTTCATATATTGGTTCTGGTTCAATTATAGGGTTAGGTTCAATTGTTGCTAAAAAAATAAAAACAAATAGTACCAATGCGGGAAATCCAGTGAAAAAAATAAAAGATAATATTTTTTGGGATAGACAATCTTCACATTTTTTTACTGAGGAGGATACACAAAAGAATAAATTCTATATGAAAGACTCCTCGTTTTACGTTTTTAATAATCCAGAAAATTTAACAAAATGGCAAGACACTATCCAACAAAGACCTACTTTTACTAATCATTTTGAAATTGAATCTTTTTTAAAAAAGGTTATGAACTTAGAGCCATTAGTTGTATTGGTCTAA